In Uranotaenia lowii strain MFRU-FL chromosome 2, ASM2978415v1, whole genome shotgun sequence, one genomic interval encodes:
- the LOC129742403 gene encoding uncharacterized protein LOC129742403, translating to MRDLKELYKLEANLCRTFETVRRFISSVNTSTVRSELIGVRIERLDDAFKQFQLVRAEIELQTDQVTGVDDPDEELSLINARAEENYTIATEKEDDFCNMKGELLHLQLLARRSENSENHPATSTQNPIESSASLARVKLPEIRLPSFDGQINLWITFRDSFDSLINSNHQLTKMDKFTYLRSALTGEALQEVSSIELSAANYEVAWAALKNRYENRKLIVKTYVDALFNVAAMHKESYEGLSKLIGEFEKNLQMLEKIGESFEGWSTLLVYMVCARLDPSTLRHWETHHNSREVPKFQMLMRFLKDHCAILQTLAHQPTPEDSQVKRCCVATNAPEAYWQYRW from the coding sequence ATGCGTGATTTGAAAGAACTCTACAAGTTAGAAGCCAACCTGTGTCGCACTTTCGAGACAGTGCGACGATTTATTTCAAGTGTGAACACCAGTACTGTGCGGAGTGAACTAATCGGCGTACGCATTGAACGCCTAGACGATGCGTTCAAGCAGTTCCAGTTAGTGCGTGCGGAAATCGAGCTGCAGACCGACCAGGTGACCGGGGTGGATGATCCAGACGAAGAGCTGTCGCTGATCAACGCACGAGCTGAAGAGAATTACACCATTGCCACGGAAAAGGAGGATGATTTCTGTAACATGAAGGGAGAGTTGTTGCACCTACAGTTGTTAGCCCGTAGATCCGAAAATAGTGAAAATCATCCAGCTACCAGTACCCAGAACCCGATCGAATCGTCAGCGAGTTTGGCTCGAGTCAAGCTGCCCGAGATTCGCCTGCCAAGTTTCGATGGACAAATTAATCTCTGGATTACTTTTCGGGACTCATTCGACAGCTTGATCAACTCCAATCACCAGCTCACTAAGATGGACAAGTTTACATACTTACGTTCCGCGCTCACAGGGGAAGCGCTTCAGGAGGTGAGCTCGATTGAGCTTTCAGCAGCTAACTACGAGGTAGCATGGGCTGCCTTGAAAAACCGGTACGAAAATCGCAAGCTGATTGTAAAGACATACGTCGATGCGCTTTTTAATGTCGCGGCCATGCACAAGGAGAGCTACGAAGGGCTTAGTAAGCTGATTggcgaatttgaaaagaatctcCAAATGTTGGAAAAGATTGGTGAATCTTTCGAAGGTTGGAGCACTCTACTGGTCTACATGGTCTGTGCTCGGTTGGACCCGTCGACGTTGCGGCACTGGGAGACGCACCACAACTCCCGAGAGGTTCCCAAGTTCCAGATGTTGATGCGGTTTTTGAAAGACCATTGTGCGATACTGCAAACACTAGCGCATCAACCCACGCCTGAGGATTCCCAGGTCAAACGGTGTTGCGTGGCAACAAATGCTCCCGAAGCTTATTGGCAATATCGTTGGTAA